From the genome of Streptomyces sp. S4.7:
GACGACGCCCGGCACGCGGAGGCGCTGGTCGGACTGCGCGCCCACCCGGCGCTGGAGCAGGCGCGGCGGGACACCGTCCGGTACGCCGAGGAGGCGCGTTCGGCGCTCGCCCCGCTGCCCGAGTGCTACGCGAAGTCCGCACTGGTCGAGCTCTGCGACGCGGTGGTCCACCGGGCGGGCTGAGTACGCCTGTTGACCCCGTCCGAGGTTCCGTCACCCGACCGGGTCCGTACCCCCGGCTCGTTCTTCCCCCGTCCCCTACTGGATGGGGGAGGTGGCCGCTTCCCCTGTCATCCCGAAGCAGTACGCGAGGTTGCGCCCGCGGGTTGACGCTTCCTATTAGCTGATTTGGTCTTATGGAGAGCACCACCCCGGACCAATTCGAGTGAGAATGGCGGCAAGGGGTGGACGAGTGAAGAGGACGGAAGCCGCCGACCACGGAGGTAGGGCACACATGGCACCGAACGACAGCGCACAGATCACCGGCGGGAACGGCGAGGCCGGGGACCTTCCGGCGGGCCGTCGCAGAGCGGCGCGCTATGTGGTTCCGGTCGCGGTGGCCGCGGTGGCCGCGGCGACCATCGGCCTCGTCCCCGCGCTCGCCGCGGCGGGCGATCCGGACCTGCCGGAGATCAGCGCCCAGGAGTTGATCGAGAAGATCGCGGCGTCCGACACCCAGCGGCTGTCCGGCACGGTCAAGGTCAAGACGGACCTCGGCGTCCCGGCCATCGGCGGCCTCGGCGGTGCCGCCGCCGGAGCGTTCGCGCCGAAGGGCGGCACCGAGGGCGGCGAGGAGGGCGGTTCGGCCGCCGAGCCGACCGGCAGGTTGATGGAGCTGGCCTCCGGCGAGCACACGCTGCGGGTCGCCGCCGACGGACCCGGCAAGCAGCGGGTGTCGATTCTCGACAGCGCCGCCGAGTACAGCCTGATCCACAACGGCGGCGAGGTGTGGGCGTACGACAGCGCCTCCAACGAGGCGTACCACGCCGAGGCGCCCGCCGGCGCGAAGGGTTCGGGCGAGGGCCCGGCGAAGGGCGAGGACGGCAAGGACCAGGCCGTTCCGAAGGACCTGCCCGCCACGCCCCAGGACTTCGCGCGGGAGGCGCTGAAGGCCGCGGGTGACACCACCTCGGTCACCGTGGACGGCACGGCGCGGATCGCGGGCCGTGACGCCTACCAGCTGGTGATCAAGCCCAAGCAGGACGGCTCGACGGTCGGCTCCGTGAAGGTCGCGGTCGACTCCAGGACCGGTACGCCGCTGAAGTTCACCCTGCTGCCGAGCAGCGGTGGCAAGGCGGCGATCGACGTCGGCTTCACCAAGGTCGACTTCTCGAAGCCGGCCGCGTCCACCTTCGACTTCTCGCCCCCCAAGGGCACCAAGGTGACGGAGGCCGACGAGTCGAAGGCCGCCGGCAAGGACGAGGCCCACAAGGTGCCCAAGGGCGCCGGGGACCTCGGGTCCGAGCCGAACGTCATCGGTGAGGGCTGGACCTCGGTGGTCCAGCTCGACACGGGCGGCAAGAGCCCGGCCGGCGCCGTGTCCAAGGACATGCCGGCCCAGGCGCAGCAGTTCATGGACGCCCTGGGCGACAAGGTCGAGGGGAAGTTCGGTTCGGGCACGGTCTTCAAGACGCGCCTGGTGAACGCCCTGATGACGGACGACGGCAAGGTCTACGTCGGCGCGGTCACCAAGGACGCGCTGGTGAAGGTCGCCAACGAGACGAAGTAGCGCGAGGTGTGCGGCGCCCCGGTACCGCACACGGGTGGCCCGCCCCGTCGTACGCTCCGTACGGCGGGGCGGACCGCTGTCCGCCGTGAGCAGTCACCCGTCGGCACAGGGGGCACGGGGCCGGGAGAAGGGATGGGCGTGGGATGACCGTCGTCATAGAGACACGCGGGCTCAGCAAGCGCTACCGGGGCGGGCAACTGGCGGTCGACCGGCTCGACCTCACCGTGCCCGCCGGCAGCGTCTTCGGCTTCCTCGGGCCCAACGGCTCCGGCAAGACCACCACCATCCGCATGCTGATGGGTCTGATCGAACCGACCGCGGGCACCGCGTCGGTCCTCGGCCGCGCCATGCCGCGCGCCACCGGGGCCGTACTGCCGCAGGTGGGCGCGTTGATCGAAGGGCCCGCGCCGTACGGGTACTTGAACGGCCGCGACAATCTCCTGCGGTACGACTCCGCCGACCCCACCGCCGATCCGCGGACCCGGCGGGCCCGGGTGGCCGGGGCCCTGGAACGGGTCGGGCTCACGGCGGCGGGCGGCAAGAAGGCGAAGGCGTACTCGCTCGGCATGAAGCAGCGGCTCGCGCTCGCCGCCGCGCTGCTCCAGCCGCGCAGGCTCCTGGTGCTCGACGAGCCGACGAACGGGCTCGACCCGCAGGGCATGCGGGAGATCAGGGCCCTGGTGCGGGAGCTGGCGGGGGACGGGACGACGGTCTTCCTCTCCTCGCACCTGCTGGACGAGATCGAGCAGGTGTGCACGCACGCGGCCGTGATGGCGCGCGGGCGGCTGCTGACCCAGGGAACGGTCGCCGAGCTGGCGGCGGGCACCCGGGGGCGGCTTGCGGTCACGACGCCCGATCCGGCGGACGCGGCGCGGGTGCTGAAGGAGCTGGGGGTCACCGATGTGACCGTGGCCGGGGACAGGGTGAGCGGGGAGCTGCCGGTGTCCGGCGGGGGAGAGCCGGCCGAGCCGGCGGAGCTGAACGCGGGGCTGGTACGGGCGGGGGTGCGCGTACGGGCCTTCGGGGTCGAGCGGGCGTCGCTGGAGGACGCGTTCGTGGCGCTGACCGGGGAGGGATTCGATGTCGCGGGTTGAGGACGCGGGTACGGACACGGAGGCGGGTACGAGCCTCGGTACAGGTACAGGTACAGGTACAGGTG
Proteins encoded in this window:
- a CDS encoding ABC transporter ATP-binding protein, encoding MTVVIETRGLSKRYRGGQLAVDRLDLTVPAGSVFGFLGPNGSGKTTTIRMLMGLIEPTAGTASVLGRAMPRATGAVLPQVGALIEGPAPYGYLNGRDNLLRYDSADPTADPRTRRARVAGALERVGLTAAGGKKAKAYSLGMKQRLALAAALLQPRRLLVLDEPTNGLDPQGMREIRALVRELAGDGTTVFLSSHLLDEIEQVCTHAAVMARGRLLTQGTVAELAAGTRGRLAVTTPDPADAARVLKELGVTDVTVAGDRVSGELPVSGGGEPAEPAELNAGLVRAGVRVRAFGVERASLEDAFVALTGEGFDVAG
- a CDS encoding DUF2092 domain-containing protein; this encodes MAPNDSAQITGGNGEAGDLPAGRRRAARYVVPVAVAAVAAATIGLVPALAAAGDPDLPEISAQELIEKIAASDTQRLSGTVKVKTDLGVPAIGGLGGAAAGAFAPKGGTEGGEEGGSAAEPTGRLMELASGEHTLRVAADGPGKQRVSILDSAAEYSLIHNGGEVWAYDSASNEAYHAEAPAGAKGSGEGPAKGEDGKDQAVPKDLPATPQDFAREALKAAGDTTSVTVDGTARIAGRDAYQLVIKPKQDGSTVGSVKVAVDSRTGTPLKFTLLPSSGGKAAIDVGFTKVDFSKPAASTFDFSPPKGTKVTEADESKAAGKDEAHKVPKGAGDLGSEPNVIGEGWTSVVQLDTGGKSPAGAVSKDMPAQAQQFMDALGDKVEGKFGSGTVFKTRLVNALMTDDGKVYVGAVTKDALVKVANETK